One Camelina sativa cultivar DH55 chromosome 3, Cs, whole genome shotgun sequence genomic window carries:
- the LOC104779135 gene encoding uncharacterized protein LOC104779135, which yields MQFLNTKVVGDDDLDEVMYADEIVDVGRVEDNDEGGIGVEEENCEAFEADYGPGARDDNGDESDADSGDDIWDEGRIPDPLSPSDDDEEFDDEGDAPQIEDPEEILSFVKTFNGPEEFKIGVLRYSLKTIYDVKLYRSQSLKICAQCYTTDVKCPWRCYASYDKKKHKMQVKIYDDEHACVRSGFSKMLKTVTIAWLYRERLRNDPKITKHQMVAEIKREYNFEVTEDQFSKAKTRIMKERKITHEEHFARIWDYQAEIFRSNPGTTFEIVTTPGTSTGSLQRFYRLFICFNSQRDAWNNTCRPIIGINGAFLKWDVKGHLLAVVGRDGDNRIVPIAWAVVEIENDDNWDWFLRQLSAKLDLQDGKNIAIISDKQSGLVKAIHEIIPQSEHRQCARHIMDNWKRNSHDMELQRLLWKIARSYTVGEFGGHMEALRSYNPSAYDSLLKTNPRTWSRAFFRIGSCCNDNLNNLSESFIRTIRLARRKLLLDMLKTRFTKRAHAEIEKMISRSQFCEKWMARHNKHEIRCGDVKVCVDMSDRTCGCRKSGIPCVHAASVIIGKKEKVEDYVVEWYITRMWQLTYADGIAHVQGKLL from the exons ATGCAATTCCTCAACACTAAGGTTGTTGGTGATGACGACCTTGATGAGGTTATGTATGCTGACGAAA TTGTAGATGTAGGTCGAGTGGAAGATAATGATGAAGGAGGTATAGGTGTAGAGGAGGAAAATTGTGAAGCTTTTGAAGCCGATTATGGACCAGGTGCGAGGGATGACAATGGAGACGAGAGTGATGCAGATAGTGGAGATGATATATGGGATGAAGGGAGGATTCCAGATCCTCTTTCAcccagtgatgatgatgaagaatttgACGACGAAGGTGATGCTCCCCAAATTGAAGATCCCGAAGAGATATTGAGCTTTGTAAAAACGTTTAATGGCCCAGAAGAATTCAAGATAGGTGTGCTAAGGTACTCTCTCAAGACTATATACGATGTTAAGCTTTATAGATCTCAGAGTTTGAAGATATGTGCTCAGTGTTATACGACTGATGTAAAGTGTCCATGGAGATGCTATGCTTCGTATGATAAGAAGAAGCATAAGATGCAAGTAAAGATCTACGATGATGAGCATGCATGTGTGAGGTCTGGATTTTCAAAGATGTTGAAGACTGTGACAATTGCTTGGTTGTATAGAGAAAGACTGCGAAATGATCCTAAAATTACTAAACATCAGATGGTTGCAGAGATCAAGAGAGAGTACAACTTTGAAGTCACTGAAGATCAATTTTCAAAGGCAAAGACAAGAAttatgaaagaaagaaaaatcactCATGAAGAACACTTTGCTCGTATATGGGATTATCAAGCTGAGATCTTTCGATCTAATCCAGGGACAACATTTGAGATCGTGACTACTCCTGGTACATCCACTGGCAGCTTACAAAGGTTTTATCGGTTATTTATTTGCTTTAATTCACAGAGAGATGCTTGGAATAATACATGTAGGCCTATCATAGGTATAAATGGTGCCTTTCTGAAATGGGATGTAAAGGGTCATCTTTTAGCTGTTGTTGGGAGAGATGGTGATAACAGAATAGTTCCTATTGCATGGGCTGTAGTTGAGATTGAGAATGATGATAATTGGGACTGGTTTCTTAGGCAGCTCTCTGCCAAGCTGGATCTTCAAGATGGGAAAAACATAGCAATCATATCAGACAAACAATCA GGATTAGTTAAAGCAATTCACGAAATCATTCCACAATCTGAGCATAGGCAATGTGCTAGGCACATCATGGACAATTGGAAGAGAAATAGTCATGACATGGAGTTGCAACGACTCTTATGGAAAATTGCTAGGAGTTACACAGTAGGGGAATTTGGTGGTCATATGGAAGCATTGAGGAGTTACAATCCGAGTGCCTATGATTCACTACTGAAAACTAACCCGAGAACATGGTCTAGAGCATTTTTCAGGATTGGAAGCTGCTGCAATGACAACTTAAACAACCTCTCAGAGTCTTTCATTAGAACCATCCGCCTGGCCCGTCGGAAACTTTTGTTAGACAT GTTGAAGACTAGATTCACAAAGAGAGCTCATGCTGAGATTGAGAAGATGATTTCTAGATCGCAGTTCTGTGAAAAGTGGATGGCAAGGCATAATAAACATGAGATAAGATGTGGTGATGTCAAAGTCTGTGTTGATATGAGTGACCGGACTTGTGGCTGCAGGAAATCTGGTATACCATGTGTTCATGCAGCATCTGTCATCataggaaagaaagagaaggtgGAAGACTATGTTGTTGAGTGGTACATAACTAGAATGTGGCAGTTAACTTATGCTGATGGTATTGCGCATGTTCAAGGCAAGCTGTTGTAG
- the LOC104777587 gene encoding ethylene-responsive transcription factor ERF014-like, whose product MVKTLQKATKRMSSPSSSSSSSSSTSSSSIRTKKYKGVRMRSWGSWVSEIRAPNQKTRIWLGSYSTAEAAARAYDAALLCLKGSSANNLNFPEISTSLYNIINNGDNINDMSPKSIQRVAAAAAASANTDPTSSSSVSTSSPLLSSPSEDLYDVVSMSSQYDQQVSLSESSSWYNCFDGDDQFMFINGVTSPYLPLSDDFFEEGDIRLWNFC is encoded by the coding sequence ATGGTGAAAACTCTTCAAAAGGCTACAAAGAGAAtgtcatctccatcatcatcatcttcatcatcctcatcaacatcatcttcatccataAGGACGAAGAAGTACAAGGGAGTGAGGATGAGGAGTTGGGGTTCATGGGTTTCAGAGATCAGAGCTCCTAATCAAAAGACAAGGATCTGGCTTGGCTCTTACTCAACAGCTGAAGCCGCGGCAAGAGCCTACGATGCAGCGCTCCTCTGTCTCAAAGGATCATCAGCTAATAATCTCAACTTCCCTGAGATCTCTACTTCTCTATACAATATTATCAATAATGGTGATAATATCAATGACATGTCCCCTAAGTCCATACAAAGagtagctgctgctgctgctgcttcagCCAACACAGATCCTACTTCCTCATCATCAGTCTCTACTTCATCTCCATTGCTTTCCTCTCCATCTGAAGATCTCTACGATGTTGTCTCCATGTCGTCACAGTATGACCAACAAGTCTCCTtgtctgaatcatcatcatGGTACAACTGttttgatggtgatgatcaGTTCATGTTCATTAATGGAGTTACCTCTCCGTATTTACCACTTTCTGATGATTTCTTTGAGGAAGGAGATATCAGATTATGGAACTTCTGCTGA
- the LOC104777589 gene encoding prolyl-tRNA synthetase associated domain-containing protein 1-like isoform X2, whose product MGFSKDQLLNRLQELEIDYTKYEHPPVLTVEAQAKYVSSSEGALSKNLFFKDKKHRYYIVSAMVDTKVDMKVLSQRLGLGKGGVRMAPEEALAQLLQVSLGCVTPFAVVNESARDVSLLLDQNFKNQKRCIFHPLSNEVSVSLNTSGLDKFLKSIERDPVYVDLEANPAVGKDQPPDLAVYVPSNSVVIPEITSETSTKQTPPPKSVSAEVKPVASAKPSKPASKGKSVVVENSTLLAFKNPEKFVEEIMDKTSALLLSEAKGENVEALAETRRKLLTSELTHLAIMFKNTAYTEGFHAGKHSQPKRL is encoded by the exons ATGGGTTTCTCCAAAGACCAGCTGCTTAATCGACTCCAG GAACTTGAGATTGATTATACCAAGTATGAACATCCGCCTGTTCTAACCGTCGAAGCTCAG GCTAAGTATGTAAGCAGTAGTGAGGGAGCACTGAGTAAGAACCTCTTCTTTAAG GACAAGAAACATCGATATTACATTGTTTCAGCCATGGTTGATACTAAAGTTGATATGAAAG TTTTATCTCAGAGACTTGGTCTTGGGAAAGGAGGAGTAAGAATGGCTCCTGAAGAAGCACTTGCTCAGCTTTTGCAG gtgTCCCTTGGATGTGTTACCCCGTTTGCAGTTGTAAACGAATCTGCAAG AGATGTGTCGCTCTTGTTAGACCAAAACTTCAAGAACCAAAAGCGCTGCATATTCCACCCATTGTCTAACGAAGTCTCAGTCT CTCTTAACACATCTGGTCTGGACAAGTTTCTCAAGTCGATTGAGAGAGATCCCGTATACGTTGACCTTGAG GCTAACCCGGCAGTTGGTAAAGATCAGCCTCCAGATCTAGCTGTTTATGTTCCCTCTAATTCAGTTGTTATTCCCGAGATTACTAGTGAAACATCTACCAAACAAACCCCTCCTCCAAAAAGTGTGTCAGCAGAGGTTAAGCCTGTCGCTTCAG CCAAGCCGAGCAAGCCAGCCAGTAAGGGTAAGAGCGTCGTCGTGGAAAATTCAACCCTGCTAGCTTTCAAGAACCCCGAGAAGTTTGTGGAGGAGATTATGGACAAAACATCGGCTCTATTATTATCCGAG GCTAAGGGAGAGAATGTGGAGGCTTTGGCAGAAACACGGAGAAAACTTCTTACCTCAGAGTTGACCCACCTCGCT ATTATGTTCAAGAACACAGCGTACACAGAAGGTTTTCATGCCGGTAAACACTCCCAGCCGAAGCGACTGTAA
- the LOC104777589 gene encoding prolyl-tRNA synthetase associated domain-containing protein 1-like isoform X1, with product MGFSKDQLLNRLQELEIDYTKYEHPPVLTVEAQAKYVSSSEGALSKNLFFKDKKHRYYIVSAMVDTKVDMKVLSQRLGLGKGGVRMAPEEALAQLLQVSLGCVTPFAVVNESARDVSLLLDQNFKNQKRCIFHPLSNEVSVSLNTSGLDKFLKSIERDPVYVDLEANPAVGKDQPPDLAVYVPSNSVVIPEITSETSTKQTPPPKSVSAEVKPVASAKPSKPASKGKSVVVENSTLLAFKNPEKFVEEIMDKTSALLLSEVAKGENVEALAETRRKLLTSELTHLAIMFKNTAYTEGFHAGKHSQPKRL from the exons ATGGGTTTCTCCAAAGACCAGCTGCTTAATCGACTCCAG GAACTTGAGATTGATTATACCAAGTATGAACATCCGCCTGTTCTAACCGTCGAAGCTCAG GCTAAGTATGTAAGCAGTAGTGAGGGAGCACTGAGTAAGAACCTCTTCTTTAAG GACAAGAAACATCGATATTACATTGTTTCAGCCATGGTTGATACTAAAGTTGATATGAAAG TTTTATCTCAGAGACTTGGTCTTGGGAAAGGAGGAGTAAGAATGGCTCCTGAAGAAGCACTTGCTCAGCTTTTGCAG gtgTCCCTTGGATGTGTTACCCCGTTTGCAGTTGTAAACGAATCTGCAAG AGATGTGTCGCTCTTGTTAGACCAAAACTTCAAGAACCAAAAGCGCTGCATATTCCACCCATTGTCTAACGAAGTCTCAGTCT CTCTTAACACATCTGGTCTGGACAAGTTTCTCAAGTCGATTGAGAGAGATCCCGTATACGTTGACCTTGAG GCTAACCCGGCAGTTGGTAAAGATCAGCCTCCAGATCTAGCTGTTTATGTTCCCTCTAATTCAGTTGTTATTCCCGAGATTACTAGTGAAACATCTACCAAACAAACCCCTCCTCCAAAAAGTGTGTCAGCAGAGGTTAAGCCTGTCGCTTCAG CCAAGCCGAGCAAGCCAGCCAGTAAGGGTAAGAGCGTCGTCGTGGAAAATTCAACCCTGCTAGCTTTCAAGAACCCCGAGAAGTTTGTGGAGGAGATTATGGACAAAACATCGGCTCTATTATTATCCGAGGTA GCTAAGGGAGAGAATGTGGAGGCTTTGGCAGAAACACGGAGAAAACTTCTTACCTCAGAGTTGACCCACCTCGCT ATTATGTTCAAGAACACAGCGTACACAGAAGGTTTTCATGCCGGTAAACACTCCCAGCCGAAGCGACTGTAA
- the LOC104777586 gene encoding aminoacylase-1, which yields MAKDSMAVSSLLWTLFLISIIFSLQSKSQEEDIPITRFQQYLRINTAHPNPNYTAPVSFLINQAQSIGLTSKTFEFVSGKPVLLLTWLGSNPNLPSILFNSHLDSVPAESEKWIHPPFSAHRTTDGHIYARGAQDDKCIGVQYLEAIRNLKSRGFSPLRTVHISYVPEEEIGGFDGMMRFAASSEFRDLNLGFAMDEGQANPGDEFRVFYADRTPWEFIIKAEGIPGHGAKLYDNSAMENLMKSVELIAKFRETQFDFVKAGKAANSEVISVNPVYLKAGTPSTTVRFVMNMQPSEAEAGYDVRLPPMADPDVMKKRIAEEWAPSIRNMTYTVKEKGKLRDHLGRPIMTPTNDTNPWWSIFKQAVEATGGKLAKPEILASTTDSRYIRSLGIPVLGFSPMTNTPILLHDHNEFLKDIVFMKGIEVYESVITALSSFKGVSDQVL from the exons ATGGCGAAAGATTCCATGGCGGTGTCTTCACTTCTCTGGACTCTCTTCCtcatctccatcatcttctcacTTCAATCAAAAAGCCAAGAAGAGGATATACCAATCACACGGTTCCAGCAATATTTACGAATCAACACCGCTCATCCTAACCCTAACTACACCGCACCAGTCTCCTTCCTCATTAACCAAGCTCAATCGATTGGTCTCACTTCCAAAACCTTCGAATTCGTCTCCGGTAAGCCAGTACTTCTCCTCACATGGCTAGGCTCTAACCCTAACCTCCCTTCGATTCTCTTCAACTCTCACCTCGACTCTGTCCCCGCCGAATCCGAGAAATGGATTCACCCGCCGTTCTCAGCTCACCGTACAACCGATGGCCATATCTACGCTCGCGGCGCGCAAGACGACAAGTGTATCGGAGTTCAGTATCTAGAAGCGATCAGGAACCTGAAATCGAGAGGCTTCTCTCCTCTCCGTACGGTTCATATCTCGTACGTCCCTGAAGAAGAGATCGGCGGATTCGACGGGATGATGAGATTCGCGGCGTCGTCGGAGTTTAGGGATTTGAATTTGGGATTCGCTATGGATGAAGGACAAGCTAATCCTGGTGATGAGTTTAGGGTGTTTTACGCTGATCGGACTCCATGGGAATTTATAATCAAAGCTGAGGGGATCCCAGGGCATGGTGCTAAGCTTTATGATAATTCAGCTATGGAGAATTTGATGAAGAGTGTTGAGTTGATTGCTAAGTTTAGGGAGACGCAGTTTGATTTCGTTAAAGCTGGGAAAGCTGCGAATTCTGAAGTTATATCTGTGAATCCAGTTTATCTTAAAGCTGGAACTCCTTCTACTACTGTGA ggtTTGTGATGAATATGCAGCCTTCAGAGGCAGAAGCTGGGTATGATGTAAGGTTGCCTCCAATGGCAGATCCAGATGTTATGAAGAAAAGGATTGCTGAAGAATGGGCTCCTTCTATTAGGAACATGACTTACACG gtaaaagagaaaggaaagtTAAGAGATCATTTAGGGCGACCTATAATGACTCCAACAAATGATACCAATCCTTGGTGGTCTATCTTCAAACAAGCTGTTGAAGCAACAGGAGGAAAACTCGCAAAGCCCGAAATTTTGGCTTCAACTACAGATTCACGCTATATTCGCTCTTTGGGAATCCCAGTTCTGGGCTTCTCTCCAATGACCAATACTCCTATTTTATTGCATGACCATAACGAG TTCCTCAAGGATATCGTATTCATGAAAGGAATTGAAGTATATGAATCGGTTATCACAGCTCTAAGTTCCTTTAAGGGAGTATCTGATCAAGTGCTTTGA